The following coding sequences are from one Luteimonas sp. S4-F44 window:
- the nusG gene encoding transcription termination/antitermination protein NusG has product METEGVKRWYVVHAYSGFEKSVAQALRDRIARTGMQDRFGDVLVPTEEVIEMRSGQKRRSERKFFPGYVLVQILTSDEGGIPRMDNESWHLVKETPKVMGFIGGTADRPLPIRDEEAAAILDRVQEGVEKPRPKVLFEAGQMVRVVDGPFNDFNGVVEEVNYEKSRLRVAVLIFGRSTPVELEFGQVEKA; this is encoded by the coding sequence ATGGAAACCGAAGGCGTCAAGCGCTGGTACGTCGTGCATGCCTATTCCGGCTTCGAAAAGTCGGTGGCACAGGCGCTGCGCGATCGGATTGCGCGGACCGGCATGCAGGACCGTTTCGGCGATGTCCTGGTACCGACCGAGGAAGTGATCGAAATGCGCTCCGGCCAGAAGCGCCGTTCCGAGCGCAAGTTCTTCCCCGGCTACGTCCTGGTGCAGATCCTGACCTCGGACGAGGGCGGCATCCCGCGCATGGATAACGAGAGCTGGCACCTGGTCAAGGAGACCCCGAAGGTGATGGGCTTCATCGGTGGCACCGCAGACCGCCCGCTGCCGATCCGCGACGAGGAAGCCGCCGCGATTCTCGATCGCGTTCAGGAAGGTGTCGAGAAGCCGCGTCCGAAGGTGCTGTTCGAGGCCGGCCAGATGGTCCGCGTCGTCGACGGTCCGTTCAACGACTTCAACGGCGTCGTCGAGGAAGTCAACTACGAGAAGAGCCGGCTGCGCGTCGCCGTGCTGATCTTCGGCCGTTCGACCCCAGTCGAGCTGGAATTCGGGCAGGTCGAGAAGGCCTGA
- a CDS encoding 50S ribosomal protein L25/general stress protein Ctc, with amino-acid sequence MAISHEIKVQRREDEGKGASRRLRHAGEVPAVVYGGDLAPVSIKLSHNDVWLASQHEWFYASILDLSLNGDIQKVLLRDMQRHPFKQQILHLDFQRVNDNEVIKTAVQLHFLNEDTSPAGKAGDVIVMHELTEVTVTCLPKDLPSSIEVDLGNLTVGDIIHLSALKLPKGVEIPELALGPDHDVAVVVAKHGRVEAEPEEGEAASADVPATKAAKEE; translated from the coding sequence ATGGCCATTTCGCATGAAATCAAGGTGCAGCGCCGCGAGGACGAGGGGAAGGGTGCGAGCCGCCGCCTCCGTCACGCCGGTGAAGTGCCTGCTGTCGTCTACGGCGGCGATCTCGCACCGGTGAGCATCAAGCTCAGCCACAACGATGTCTGGCTCGCCAGCCAGCACGAGTGGTTCTACGCGTCGATCCTGGACCTGAGCCTCAATGGCGACATCCAGAAGGTGCTGCTGCGCGATATGCAGCGTCACCCGTTCAAGCAGCAGATCCTGCACCTGGACTTCCAGCGCGTGAACGACAACGAGGTGATCAAGACGGCGGTGCAGCTGCACTTCCTCAACGAGGACACCTCGCCGGCCGGCAAGGCGGGCGACGTGATCGTGATGCACGAACTCACCGAAGTCACCGTGACCTGCCTGCCCAAGGACCTGCCGTCCTCGATCGAGGTCGACCTGGGCAATCTGACGGTCGGCGACATCATCCACCTCTCGGCACTGAAGCTGCCCAAGGGCGTGGAGATTCCCGAGCTGGCGCTGGGCCCCGACCACGACGTCGCCGTCGTCGTCGCCAAGCACGGCCGTGTCGAAGCCGAGCCTGAAGAGGGCGAAGCTGCGTCGGCCGACGTGCCGGCGACCAAGGCCGCGAAGGAAGAGTGA
- the rplA gene encoding 50S ribosomal protein L1: MAQTKRQKRLQAAVQPGKSYGIDDALKIVKDNSNAKFAEAVDVAVRLGVDARKSDQQVRGSTVLPAGTGKSVRVAVFAPAGAKADEALAAGADAVGMDDLAEKMQAGDINYDVVIATPDAMRVVGKLGTLLGPRGLMPNPKVGTVSPNPGEAVKNAKGGQVRYRTDKAGIIHCTIGKADFDADKLKENLQALLADLVKAKPATAKGQYLQKISLSSTMGPGVIVDQSTLSIAR, from the coding sequence ATGGCACAGACCAAGCGACAGAAGCGGCTGCAGGCCGCGGTGCAGCCGGGCAAGAGCTACGGCATCGATGATGCGCTGAAGATCGTCAAGGACAACAGCAACGCCAAGTTCGCCGAGGCCGTGGACGTCGCCGTCCGCCTGGGCGTCGATGCGCGCAAGTCCGACCAGCAGGTCCGCGGCTCGACCGTGCTGCCCGCCGGTACCGGCAAGAGCGTGCGCGTCGCGGTGTTCGCCCCGGCCGGTGCCAAGGCCGACGAGGCGCTGGCCGCTGGTGCCGACGCCGTCGGCATGGACGATCTGGCCGAGAAGATGCAGGCCGGCGACATCAACTATGACGTCGTGATCGCGACCCCGGACGCGATGCGCGTCGTCGGCAAGCTCGGCACGCTGCTCGGCCCGCGCGGCCTGATGCCCAACCCGAAGGTCGGCACGGTGTCGCCGAACCCGGGCGAGGCGGTCAAGAACGCCAAGGGCGGTCAGGTCCGCTACCGCACCGACAAGGCCGGCATCATCCATTGCACGATCGGCAAGGCCGACTTCGACGCCGACAAGCTCAAGGAAAACCTGCAGGCGCTGCTCGCCGACCTGGTCAAGGCCAAGCCGGCCACCGCCAAGGGCCAGTACCTGCAGAAGATCTCGCTCAGCTCGACGATGGGCCCGGGCGTGATCGTCGACCAGTCCACGCTGAGCATCGCGCGCTGA
- the lolB gene encoding lipoprotein insertase outer membrane protein LolB, with product MRRWHGMAMLAAVVTLSACTSVPVRPPAEVVRLDADARVAADARLAAREAAVRALPEFGFAGRVAMSNGRDGGSGRIEWLQQGARYRVVLSAPVTRQSWQLQGGPDGARIDGLDGGPHESTDVGQLLWETTGFEIPVAAMAAWAAGARADAALSGEAQVDYDAAGHLARLRQDGWTIDYLEWQPESAGALALPTRVNAARGTARVRLVVDAWTLPDVAPAAPVAP from the coding sequence ATGAGGCGGTGGCACGGTATGGCGATGCTCGCGGCGGTGGTCACGCTGTCGGCCTGCACCAGTGTCCCGGTCCGGCCGCCTGCCGAGGTGGTGCGGCTCGATGCCGACGCGCGGGTGGCGGCCGATGCCCGGCTCGCCGCGCGTGAAGCGGCGGTGCGCGCCCTGCCGGAGTTCGGATTCGCCGGGCGCGTGGCGATGTCCAACGGGCGCGACGGCGGCAGTGGTCGCATCGAATGGCTGCAGCAGGGTGCGCGTTACCGGGTCGTGCTCAGCGCACCGGTCACCCGCCAGAGCTGGCAACTGCAGGGCGGGCCGGACGGCGCGCGGATCGACGGCCTGGACGGTGGCCCGCACGAAAGCACCGATGTTGGGCAACTGCTGTGGGAGACCACCGGCTTCGAGATCCCGGTCGCGGCGATGGCCGCCTGGGCGGCCGGCGCGCGCGCCGACGCCGCGCTGTCGGGCGAGGCCCAGGTCGACTACGACGCCGCGGGGCACCTGGCACGGCTGCGCCAGGACGGCTGGACGATCGACTACCTGGAATGGCAGCCCGAGAGTGCCGGGGCGCTGGCGCTGCCGACCCGAGTGAATGCCGCGCGCGGCACCGCGCGGGTGCGGCTGGTGGTCGATGCCTGGACACTTCCCGACGTCGCGCCCGCAGCGCCTGTAGCACCGTGA
- the tuf gene encoding elongation factor Tu, with translation MAKGKFERTKPHVNVGTIGHVDHGKTTLTAALTKIGAERFGGEFKAYDAIDAAPEEKARGITISTAHVEYESPTRHYAHVDCPGHADYVKNMITGAAQMDGAILVCSAADGPMPQTREHILLSRQVGVPYIVVFLNKADMVDDAELLELVEMEVRELLSKYEFPGDDTPIISGSARLALEGDQSEIGVPAILKLVDALDTWIPEPERDIDKAFLMPVEDVFSISGRGTVVTGRIERGIIKVGDEIEIVGIRPVQKTTVTGVEMFRKLLDQGQAGDNAGLLLRGTKRDDVERGQVLAKPGSIKPHTDFEAEVYVLSKDEGGRHTPFFKGYRPQFYFRTTDITGAVELPEGTEMVMPGDNVKMVVTLINPVAMDEGLRFAIREGGRTVGAGVVAKILK, from the coding sequence ATGGCAAAGGGTAAGTTCGAGCGCACCAAGCCGCACGTCAATGTCGGCACGATCGGTCACGTCGACCACGGCAAGACGACGCTGACGGCGGCGCTGACGAAGATCGGCGCTGAGCGTTTCGGCGGCGAGTTCAAGGCCTACGACGCGATCGACGCGGCGCCGGAAGAGAAGGCGCGCGGCATCACGATCTCGACCGCGCACGTGGAATACGAGAGCCCGACGCGCCACTACGCGCACGTCGATTGCCCGGGCCACGCGGACTACGTCAAGAACATGATCACCGGTGCGGCGCAGATGGACGGCGCGATCCTGGTGTGCTCGGCCGCTGACGGCCCGATGCCGCAGACGCGCGAGCACATCCTGTTGTCGCGTCAGGTCGGCGTGCCGTACATCGTCGTGTTCCTGAACAAGGCCGACATGGTGGACGACGCCGAGCTGCTCGAGCTGGTCGAGATGGAAGTGCGCGAGCTGCTGAGCAAGTACGAGTTCCCGGGCGACGACACCCCGATCATCTCGGGTTCGGCGCGCCTGGCGCTGGAAGGCGACCAGTCGGAGATCGGCGTGCCTGCGATCCTGAAGCTGGTCGACGCGCTGGACACCTGGATTCCGGAGCCGGAGCGCGACATCGACAAGGCGTTCCTGATGCCGGTCGAGGATGTGTTCTCGATCTCGGGTCGCGGCACGGTGGTCACGGGCCGTATCGAGCGCGGCATCATCAAGGTCGGCGACGAAATCGAAATCGTCGGTATCCGTCCGGTGCAGAAGACGACCGTCACGGGCGTCGAGATGTTCCGCAAGCTGCTCGACCAGGGCCAGGCGGGCGACAACGCCGGTCTGCTGCTGCGCGGCACCAAGCGTGACGACGTCGAGCGTGGCCAGGTGCTGGCCAAGCCGGGTTCGATCAAGCCGCACACCGACTTCGAGGCCGAGGTCTACGTGCTGTCGAAGGACGAGGGTGGCCGTCACACGCCGTTCTTCAAGGGCTACCGTCCGCAGTTCTACTTCCGCACCACCGACATCACCGGTGCGGTGGAGCTGCCGGAAGGCACCGAGATGGTGATGCCGGGCGACAACGTGAAGATGGTGGTCACGCTGATCAACCCGGTGGCGATGGACGAAGGTCTGCGCTTCGCGATCCGCGAAGGCGGCCGGACCGTCGGCGCCGGCGTGGTGGCCAAGATCCTGAAGTAA
- the rplJ gene encoding 50S ribosomal protein L10 — MALNLSQKQEVVAELAQVAANAHSLIAVEYLGTSVSQLTAMRKKARETGVYLRVVKNTLAARAVEGTEYECAKDSLSGPLLYAFSTEEPGAAGRLIKEFAKTNDKLLPKLVVVEGQLYPASHVDVLASLPTLEQALSMLARVLSEPAAMFARAVKAVGDKQGGGEDAPAEAAAESATEATA, encoded by the coding sequence ATGGCTCTCAATCTGTCCCAGAAGCAGGAAGTTGTCGCCGAGCTGGCACAGGTCGCCGCGAACGCCCACTCCCTGATCGCCGTCGAGTACCTGGGCACCTCGGTCAGTCAGCTGACCGCGATGCGCAAGAAGGCTCGTGAGACCGGTGTGTACTTGCGTGTTGTCAAGAACACCCTGGCCGCGCGTGCCGTGGAAGGTACCGAGTACGAGTGCGCCAAGGACTCGCTGTCCGGCCCGCTGCTGTACGCGTTCTCGACCGAGGAGCCCGGCGCTGCCGGTCGCCTGATCAAGGAATTCGCCAAGACCAACGACAAGCTGCTGCCCAAGCTGGTCGTCGTGGAAGGCCAGCTGTATCCGGCCAGCCATGTCGACGTGCTGGCGTCGCTGCCGACGCTCGAGCAGGCGCTGTCCATGCTGGCCCGCGTGCTCTCCGAGCCCGCCGCGATGTTCGCCCGCGCCGTCAAGGCCGTCGGCGACAAGCAGGGCGGTGGCGAGGATGCGCCGGCCGAAGCTGCTGCCGAAAGCGCGACCGAAGCGACGGCGTAA
- the rplL gene encoding 50S ribosomal protein L7/L12, with product MSLTTEQIVDAIAEKSLMEVMELVKAIEEKFGVSAAAPVAAAAAAAGPAAAAEEQTEFTVILKAAGDKKVESIKVVRAITGLGLKEAKDLVEGAPKEIKEGATKEEAEKIKKDLEAAGATVEIK from the coding sequence ATGTCCCTTACCACTGAGCAGATCGTCGACGCCATCGCCGAGAAGTCCCTGATGGAAGTGATGGAGCTGGTCAAGGCCATCGAAGAGAAGTTCGGCGTCTCCGCTGCCGCCCCGGTCGCCGCTGCCGCCGCCGCTGCCGGCCCGGCCGCCGCTGCCGAAGAGCAGACCGAGTTCACCGTCATCCTGAAGGCTGCCGGCGACAAGAAGGTCGAGTCGATCAAGGTCGTCCGCGCCATCACCGGCCTGGGCCTGAAGGAAGCCAAGGACCTGGTCGAAGGCGCGCCGAAGGAGATCAAGGAAGGCGCGACCAAGGAAGAAGCCGAGAAGATCAAGAAGGATCTCGAAGCCGCTGGCGCGACTGTCGAGATCAAGTAA
- the secE gene encoding preprotein translocase subunit SecE gives MNSRVEHSKGASSTDLAKYAAAALLVVAGVFAFYWFQAQLATPVRSIIVGLCVVGAAAVFLTTGKGHQTREFFSETRFEMRKVVWPTRQEAMRLTWIVIVAVILISLVLAGFDRVIQWLIQLILRQ, from the coding sequence TTGAACAGCAGAGTGGAACATTCGAAAGGCGCATCCTCTACGGATCTCGCCAAGTACGCCGCCGCCGCGCTGCTGGTCGTCGCCGGCGTCTTCGCCTTCTACTGGTTCCAGGCGCAATTGGCCACGCCCGTGCGCAGCATCATCGTCGGCCTGTGCGTCGTCGGCGCCGCGGCGGTCTTCCTGACCACCGGCAAGGGCCATCAGACCCGCGAGTTCTTCTCGGAAACCCGTTTCGAGATGCGCAAGGTGGTCTGGCCGACGCGCCAGGAAGCGATGCGCCTGACCTGGATCGTCATCGTCGCGGTGATCCTCATCAGTTTGGTGCTGGCCGGTTTCGACCGGGTCATCCAGTGGCTCATCCAGCTCATCCTGCGGCAGTGA
- the pth gene encoding aminoacyl-tRNA hydrolase: MTTGLQLIVGLGNPGPEHARTRHNAGFRVVDEIAARAGEAFGIDAKLFGETARVRIGGHDVRLLKPATFMNLSGKSVLAAQRFWKIDPERTLIAHDELDLPPGVARFKFDGGHGGQNGLRDTMRLLGHGRFHRLRIGIGHPGHRDKVTPWVLGRPSADDDILIGRAVDDAIDALPLALAGNFMDAMTRLHTAKP, translated from the coding sequence ATGACGACCGGTCTGCAATTGATCGTGGGACTGGGCAATCCCGGTCCCGAGCACGCGCGAACCCGGCACAACGCCGGGTTCCGTGTCGTCGATGAGATCGCCGCACGCGCCGGCGAGGCGTTCGGCATCGACGCCAAGCTGTTCGGCGAAACCGCGCGGGTGCGGATCGGCGGCCATGACGTGCGCCTGCTCAAGCCGGCGACCTTCATGAACCTCAGCGGCAAGTCGGTGTTGGCTGCGCAGCGGTTCTGGAAGATCGACCCCGAGCGCACGCTGATCGCCCACGACGAGCTGGACTTGCCGCCCGGCGTGGCCCGGTTCAAGTTCGACGGCGGCCATGGCGGGCAGAACGGCTTGCGCGACACGATGCGGTTGCTGGGCCACGGTCGGTTCCATCGCCTGCGCATCGGCATCGGTCATCCCGGCCACCGCGACAAGGTCACGCCCTGGGTGCTGGGCCGGCCAAGCGCCGACGACGACATTCTGATCGGCCGCGCCGTGGACGATGCGATCGACGCACTGCCGCTCGCACTGGCGGGCAATTTCATGGACGCGATGACGCGGCTGCATACGGCGAAGCCGTAA
- a CDS encoding isoaspartyl peptidase/L-asparaginase, translating into MRALALSACVLLSSAVLVPSPAVASGAAPDQVAPGPVLAIHGGAGVVRGNLTPEEEASARAALALALRTGHALLREGRPALDAVVAAVTVLEDDPAFNAGRGAVFTHEGHNELDASLMDGATRAAGAVAGVRRIRNPIQLARRVMEDSPHVMLIGEGAEAFAHSQGVELIDPIWFRTEKRWQQLQKARAEGAAGGRAATVVADDPLRYFGTVGAVALDTRGALAAATSTGGMTDKRWGRVGDAPVIGAGTWADARCAVSGTGWGEFYIRSAAAHAICSRVGLLGEGIGEAAAAVIDRDIPAMGGNGGAIALDAAGNIAMPFNTEGMYRGWIGADGVPHVAIGRDDVSAEDGASAR; encoded by the coding sequence ATGCGCGCCCTCGCCCTGTCCGCCTGCGTTCTGCTGTCGAGCGCCGTCCTCGTTCCATCTCCGGCCGTCGCGTCCGGTGCGGCGCCGGACCAGGTCGCGCCCGGCCCGGTGCTGGCGATCCACGGCGGCGCCGGGGTCGTGCGCGGCAATCTCACGCCCGAGGAAGAGGCGTCGGCGCGCGCGGCGCTGGCGCTGGCCCTGCGCACCGGTCATGCCTTGCTGCGCGAGGGGCGGCCGGCGCTCGATGCGGTGGTCGCGGCGGTGACCGTGCTCGAAGACGATCCGGCGTTCAATGCCGGTCGCGGCGCGGTCTTCACCCACGAGGGCCACAACGAGCTCGACGCTTCGCTGATGGATGGGGCCACACGCGCCGCGGGTGCAGTCGCGGGCGTGCGGCGGATCCGCAATCCGATCCAGCTCGCAAGGCGGGTCATGGAGGACTCCCCGCATGTGATGCTAATCGGCGAGGGCGCCGAGGCGTTCGCCCACTCGCAGGGCGTCGAGCTGATCGATCCGATCTGGTTCCGGACCGAGAAGCGCTGGCAGCAACTGCAAAAGGCCCGCGCCGAGGGCGCAGCGGGCGGGCGCGCCGCGACCGTCGTCGCCGACGACCCGCTGCGTTACTTCGGGACCGTCGGCGCGGTCGCGCTCGACACGCGAGGCGCACTGGCCGCGGCGACCTCGACCGGTGGCATGACCGATAAGCGCTGGGGGCGCGTCGGCGATGCACCGGTGATCGGCGCCGGCACCTGGGCCGACGCGCGGTGTGCGGTCTCGGGCACCGGTTGGGGTGAGTTCTACATCCGCAGCGCCGCCGCGCACGCCATCTGCAGCCGCGTCGGGCTGCTGGGCGAGGGCATCGGCGAGGCGGCGGCCGCGGTGATCGACCGGGACATCCCGGCGATGGGCGGCAATGGCGGCGCGATCGCGCTCGATGCCGCCGGCAACATCGCCATGCCGTTCAACACCGAGGGCATGTACCGGGGCTGGATCGGCGCCGACGGCGTGCCGCATGTCGCGATCGGACGCGACGATGTGTCTGCAGAGGATGGCGCGTCGGCGCGTTGA
- the rplK gene encoding 50S ribosomal protein L11 has translation MAKKVVGYIKLQVKAGQANPSPPVGPALGQRGLNIMEFCKAFNAATSKLEPGLPTPVIITAYSDRTFTFITKSTPATVLLKKAAGVGSGSKRPNTEKVGKVTRAQLEDIAKAKEPDLTAADLDAAVRTIAGSARSMGLTVEG, from the coding sequence ATGGCAAAGAAAGTCGTCGGTTACATCAAGCTGCAGGTGAAGGCCGGGCAGGCCAACCCCTCGCCGCCGGTCGGTCCCGCGCTGGGTCAGCGTGGCCTGAACATCATGGAGTTCTGCAAGGCGTTCAACGCAGCGACCTCCAAGCTCGAGCCGGGTCTGCCGACCCCGGTCATCATCACCGCGTACTCCGACCGTACGTTCACCTTCATCACCAAGAGCACGCCGGCCACGGTGCTGCTGAAGAAGGCGGCGGGCGTGGGCTCGGGCTCCAAGCGTCCCAACACCGAGAAGGTGGGCAAGGTCACGCGCGCCCAGCTCGAGGACATCGCCAAGGCGAAGGAGCCGGATCTGACCGCAGCGGATCTGGATGCAGCAGTGCGCACCATCGCGGGCTCGGCCCGTTCGATGGGCCTGACGGTGGAGGGCTGA
- the ispE gene encoding 4-(cytidine 5'-diphospho)-2-C-methyl-D-erythritol kinase: MSPLDDAGWSSWPAPAKLNLFLRITARRADGYHVLQTVFRMLDWGDTVRLRLRDDGLIRRVGPSVPGLTEDDDLVVRAARALQRAANCAQGVDITVEKRIPTGAGLGGGSSDAATVLRALDRLWGIDLGEDRLAALGLTLGADVPVFVRGRNAWAEGVGETLTPVALEPAWYLLADPGVHVNTAGLFQAPELTRNAQPATMVDFVSGASLGNAFEPVLRRREPAVEAVFAALATVGTPRLTGTGSGCFVEFATRESAEAAQAQVASRVQTRVVAGAARSPLLEALDAM, translated from the coding sequence GTGAGCCCGCTGGACGACGCCGGCTGGTCCAGTTGGCCGGCCCCGGCCAAACTCAATCTTTTCCTGCGGATCACTGCCCGTCGCGCGGACGGCTACCACGTCCTGCAGACGGTGTTCCGGATGCTCGACTGGGGCGATACGGTGCGCCTGCGGCTCCGCGACGACGGCCTGATCCGCCGGGTGGGCCCCTCGGTGCCCGGATTGACGGAGGACGATGACCTGGTCGTGCGGGCCGCGCGCGCGCTTCAACGTGCAGCCAATTGTGCGCAAGGGGTCGATATCACCGTCGAAAAACGGATTCCGACCGGTGCAGGGCTGGGCGGTGGGTCGTCGGATGCGGCCACCGTGCTGCGGGCGCTCGACCGACTGTGGGGCATCGATCTCGGCGAGGACCGGCTGGCCGCACTGGGCCTGACGCTGGGGGCCGATGTCCCGGTGTTCGTCCGCGGACGCAACGCCTGGGCCGAGGGCGTGGGCGAAACGCTGACGCCGGTGGCGCTCGAACCCGCCTGGTATCTGCTCGCCGACCCCGGCGTACACGTGAACACTGCGGGCTTGTTCCAGGCCCCTGAATTGACGCGAAATGCCCAGCCCGCGACAATGGTCGACTTCGTTTCAGGTGCTTCGCTCGGCAACGCGTTCGAGCCGGTCCTGCGGCGCCGGGAGCCAGCCGTCGAGGCGGTGTTCGCCGCGCTCGCAACGGTCGGCACGCCACGTCTGACCGGGACGGGCAGCGGCTGCTTCGTCGAATTCGCGACCCGCGAATCCGCCGAGGCCGCCCAGGCGCAGGTCGCATCGCGGGTCCAGACCCGCGTCGTCGCCGGCGCCGCCCGCTCGCCGCTGCTCGAGGCACTGGACGCGATGTAA
- the ychF gene encoding redox-regulated ATPase YchF — MGIKCGIVGLPNVGKSTLFNALTKAGIAAANFPFCTIEPNVGIVPVPDLRLNALATIVKPQKVLPTAVEFVDIAGLVAGAASGEGLGNKFLSHIREVDAITHVVRCFENPDVIHVNNKVDPIADIETIDTELALADLDSVERALQRAERSAKTGDKDAKVRAEVLGRVHKGLADGRPVRALALSDDDRAAIRDLFLLTAKPVLYIANVLEDGFENNPHLDAVRARAVGEGAEVVPVSAAIEEELSQLDDADRDAFLADLGLDEPGLNRVIRAAYGLLALQTYFTAGVKEVRAWTVKIGATAPQAAAVIHTDFEKGFIRAEVVGYDDFIRYGGESGAKEAGKWRLEGKEYIVKDGDVMHFRFNV, encoded by the coding sequence ATGGGCATCAAATGCGGCATCGTCGGCCTGCCGAACGTCGGCAAGTCGACTCTCTTCAATGCGCTGACCAAGGCGGGCATCGCTGCGGCCAACTTCCCGTTCTGCACGATCGAGCCGAACGTCGGCATCGTGCCGGTGCCGGACCTGCGTCTGAACGCGCTGGCGACGATCGTCAAGCCGCAGAAGGTGCTGCCGACGGCGGTCGAGTTCGTCGACATCGCCGGGCTGGTCGCGGGCGCGGCCAGCGGCGAAGGCCTGGGCAACAAGTTCCTGTCGCACATCCGCGAGGTTGATGCGATCACGCATGTCGTGCGCTGCTTCGAGAACCCCGACGTCATCCACGTCAACAACAAAGTCGATCCGATCGCCGACATCGAGACGATCGACACCGAGCTGGCGCTGGCCGATCTCGATTCGGTCGAGCGCGCACTGCAGCGCGCCGAGCGTTCGGCCAAGACCGGCGACAAGGATGCGAAGGTCCGCGCCGAGGTGCTCGGCCGCGTGCATAAGGGCCTGGCTGACGGGCGGCCGGTGCGCGCGCTCGCGCTGTCGGACGACGACCGCGCGGCGATCCGCGACCTGTTCCTGCTCACCGCCAAGCCGGTGCTGTACATCGCCAACGTGCTCGAAGACGGCTTCGAGAACAATCCGCACCTTGATGCGGTGCGTGCGCGCGCCGTGGGTGAGGGCGCCGAGGTCGTGCCGGTGTCGGCGGCGATCGAAGAGGAACTGTCGCAGCTCGATGATGCCGACCGCGACGCGTTCCTGGCCGACCTCGGGCTCGACGAGCCGGGTCTTAACCGGGTGATCCGCGCCGCCTATGGCCTGCTGGCGCTGCAGACCTACTTCACTGCCGGCGTCAAGGAAGTGCGGGCGTGGACAGTGAAGATCGGCGCGACCGCGCCACAGGCCGCGGCGGTCATCCATACCGACTTCGAGAAGGGCTTCATCCGCGCCGAGGTCGTCGGTTACGACGACTTCATCCGCTACGGTGGCGAATCGGGCGCCAAGGAAGCTGGCAAGTGGCGCCTGGAAGGCAAGGAGTACATCGTCAAGGACGGCGACGTGATGCACTTCCGCTTCAACGTCTGA
- a CDS encoding ribose-phosphate diphosphokinase gives MKEERNLLIFSGNANRPLAKSVCRELGVRQGRALVSTFSDGEVQVEIEETVRRQDVFVLQPTCAPSAENLMELLVLIDALKRASVSSVTAVIPYFGYSRQDRRLRSSRVPITAKVAARIITAAGADRVLTVDLHADQIQGFFDIPVDNVYASPLLLADIWRAHGTDNLIVVSPDVGGVVRARAIAKRLDDADLAIIDKRRPRANVATVMNIIGDVQGKTCVLVDDIVDTAGTLCAAAAALKAQGAIKVVAYCTHAVLSGAAIDNINKSQLDEMVVTDTIPLSEAARNCARIRQLSVAELLAETIRRIAFGESVSSLYVD, from the coding sequence ATGAAAGAAGAACGCAATCTCCTGATCTTCTCGGGCAACGCCAATCGCCCGCTTGCCAAGTCCGTCTGTCGCGAGCTGGGTGTGCGCCAGGGGCGGGCGCTGGTGTCCACGTTCTCCGACGGCGAGGTGCAGGTCGAGATCGAGGAGACCGTGCGTCGCCAGGACGTGTTCGTCCTGCAGCCCACCTGCGCGCCCTCGGCCGAGAATCTGATGGAGCTGCTGGTGCTGATCGATGCGCTCAAGCGCGCATCGGTATCGAGCGTCACCGCGGTGATCCCGTACTTCGGCTACTCGCGCCAGGACCGCCGGCTGCGCTCGAGCCGCGTGCCGATCACCGCCAAGGTCGCCGCGCGCATCATCACCGCCGCCGGTGCCGATCGCGTGCTGACGGTCGACCTGCATGCCGACCAGATCCAGGGCTTTTTCGATATCCCGGTCGACAACGTCTATGCTTCGCCGCTGCTGCTGGCCGACATCTGGCGCGCGCACGGCACCGACAATCTGATCGTCGTGTCCCCGGACGTCGGCGGCGTGGTGCGCGCGCGCGCGATCGCCAAGCGGCTCGACGATGCGGACCTGGCGATCATCGACAAGCGCCGTCCGCGCGCGAACGTCGCCACGGTGATGAACATCATCGGCGACGTGCAGGGCAAGACCTGCGTGCTGGTCGACGACATCGTCGATACCGCCGGCACGCTGTGCGCCGCCGCCGCCGCGCTCAAGGCCCAGGGGGCGATCAAGGTCGTCGCCTATTGCACGCACGCGGTGCTGTCGGGGGCTGCGATCGACAACATCAACAAGTCCCAGCTCGACGAGATGGTCGTCACCGACACCATTCCGCTGTCGGAAGCCGCGCGCAACTGCGCGCGCATCCGCCAGCTCAGCGTCGCCGAACTGCTCGCCGAGACGATCCGCCGGATCGCATTCGGCGAGTCGGTCAGCTCGCTGTACGTCGATTGA